In the Drosophila willistoni isolate 14030-0811.24 chromosome 3R, UCI_dwil_1.1, whole genome shotgun sequence genome, CGTCTGGTGCCCGAATTGGAGAGTATCTATGCTAAGAATACTTCACTCTTGGTTAAATTTAAGCCATTGCATTACAAATTTACGGACAAGGAAATGTTGCCCAAATGTGATTATCTACTCATGGAGGACTTACGTGCGGGTGGATATAAAAACGTGGATCGTACTGTGGGACTGAATCAAAGGGAGATGGAGGCGGTTCTAAAAAAATTGGCTCAGTGGCACTCGGCTTCGGCTGTAAGAGTTAGCCAGTTGGGCGATTATGAAGAGGCTTATAAAGTCAGTTACTTTTCGGAGGAGCATATCAAATTTATTGACGGAATGAACATAAGTTTTTGTGTGCCCTTCTTGGAATGTATGCAGCAGGCATATGGCTTAGATCCAGGAGAACAAATTTTAATAGTAAGTATAACTTTTCAAATATGCTATtgtaatgaaataaaaactaagTCTCCTTTAGAGTAATTATATGTCACGCCTCACCGATTTATATATGGATTTCGGCAGAATCAATCCCGCTGAGCTTAATGTTCTCAATCATGGCGATTTTTGGTGTAATAATTTCATGTTTAAGCTCCATGAGgaatcaaatgaaatattggATGTTTGCTTTGTGGACTATCAGCTACCAAAATATGGAACACCCGCTCaagatttgttttgtttattgatgACGTCACCGCAGCTTGGTATAAAACTAAGTAATTTTGATTACTTTGTGGAGTTTTACCATCAAGAACTTACCAAACATCTTGTTTTACTTCATTACAATCGAAATGTTCCAACTTTACAGCAATTGCAACAGAATCTCTTTGAAAATAGTCTCTGGGGTAAGTATATTATTTGTGATGAGTCGATtgattaattgaatttttattaattttcagcATTTCTATGCGCTCAGCGTATGCTTCCCATTGTTTTGCTGCCAGCCGATGTTGATTCGCATATTGGCAACTTTATGGGTGAAACGGAGGAGGCTGTGGCATTCAAGCGTAAAACTTTCCTCTCGCCTGCCTATGTGGAACAAATAAAGCTAATATTACCTTGGCTTATTGCAAGATCTTATATAAGATAAAAATGCAGTACACGTAACGAAAGAGCTGAGTAttataacaaaataataattttatatatgatGGGATAATTATACAACGAACAATTTGTGTATAagtggaatttttttttttataattcgTGTAGgcaaataataaaagtttcAAAGTGATTTCTTCCACAAAGTCTAGCCCTCGTTACTCATCCGCCCTGTAGGCCAAATAGTCAATCAGTTTACTATAGATCGCTATCTGGCTATAAGGTCCAAATAGAGACAACACTGAGCACGTGAGTAAACAAGAATTTGggatcaaaacaaaaaagaaaacacggTGTCAACAAACCGATTTGGCCATGGAGAAAGCTTTTGAGCGTAGTATCTCAATTCTCAATGGGTTCCTCCCACTCTATCTAAGGCGGAACTTAGAAAAGCTTTACTTAtcacaacaaataataaaaatattataatggTTTATTTAATGGAAACTATCTGAGtataaacatagagtgtctaGAATGTTTGAAGAATAAAGGTTTTCAGTACCTTTACGTTCATATCACAAATTTCACCACAAAATGCAATTGGCTCTTTAAGAGGCTATGCCAAAGCTCTGGTGGGTAGTATATAAACGTAATCATGACcagtttttagtttagttttacCTCAACTCGATCCAACGTTGAGCTCGCCTAAAAATGCCATCAAATAATAGTTCATCGAAGGGACCAGTAGTCCCTGACTGGGTTAAGCCAGAACTTTTTGAACAAACACTTAAGGACACTGTCAAAAACtataagaaaatattaaaatttaaagtgaGTCCCGGGACACGACCGGGTGATAATTATGTCACCATAATGCTGAGAGTGGAAGTAGATGTCGAACTAACAGGTGGGTGCACTTGACCTTAATTTAGTCTGTGTTTTAAAACAAGGCATTCCGTTTGTAGATAATACGACTAAAAGTATTTCGTACATGCTCAAAACTGCACGCAAGTCAGCAGAATATGGAGAGACTTTTGGTAATAGCgagtttaatatatttgacACTGAACGGGACATGTTCACAAATGTTGTGCAGGAGTTCAAGGATATGTATAAAAAGGCTGGACTTGAAGTTGAGTTTGGTGCCAAATGCTATAAGCTCGATATCAAGGAGGATCACATTATACTCGAAGATTTAAAAGCCAAAGGTTTTCGACCAACTGAACGATTGGCGGGCCTGAACAAAGAGCACACATTGAGTGTCCTCAAGAAGTTGGCCCAATGGCATGCCGCTTCGGCAACTCGAGTGGCCGTTAAAGGTCCTTATCCTGAACACTTGAACAAAGGACTATTTACAGAGGAGGGAAAAGCTCTTTTAAAAGGCCTGTCGGAGGGTGCGATAAAGTATATACTAAAATCCTATGAAACAATTGAAGGACATGAGGTTTACTATGAGGCGGTGGTAAGTAGCTATGACTTAAAAAAAGGATTCCCCatttaatttacaaatttatattaGAAAAACATGAAAGAGCACATCATGGATCACATTTGGCAAGTGGGCCAAGTTGACCCCAATGAGTTCAATGTCCTTAATCACAATGACTGTTGGCTGAGTAACATAATGTTTCAATATGATGAACAAAACCAACTACTGGATACATATCTGGTTGATTATCAGTTGTGTAAATATGGAAATGTGGCTCTCGATTTACTTTATTTCCTCTTATCATCGCCCCGTGTGGAgatcaaaataaaagaatttgaCTATTTTGTAAAGTTCTATCACGATCAGTTGATCGAACATCTACAACTTTTAAAATATCCCAAAAAGTTGCCCACTCTAATTGAAATACATACACAACTCTTAAAATATGGTGTATGGGGTAAGTCCATAAACATTTGAAGATGAGAAGAATTTACTtatttggcttaaatttttttgcaCAGGTTTTAATGTAACACTAGGCGTTATGGCTGGAGCAAATCTTGAAGATGTTGCCGGTGCTGATTTTGACAATCTATTGGCTGAAACGCCAGAGGGAGATAAATTCCGTACTCAACTATATGCCGGAAAACAATATAAAGAACATGTGAAGATAGTACTACCTTGGCTGCTTAATCGCGGTGCCTTGCACTGTCCAAATATTGACAATGTCTTGAAGTAGATTGTGCTATTATAAAACAAAGAAGACTGAAGTATTGTGTTACCCAATTAAACTTTATGTAACCGATACAATAATGACTATAGccggcaaaaataaaaagaatttaaactAAAACTGTTATAcacataattttaataaatgatTTGGAATGTTAATTATTGTCCTTTAACTAAATCTAATCCATTATTAGAAAAGCAAATCcacagctttttttttttgcttacaACATAGGAATAAGAGTATTTGggtaaattttcttttttttttcatacaGATTAatcaattattaatttttcaataCATTCATTGGGGTATGATATATGTACTTTAAAagatatacctatatataggCCGACTTGCCACCAAACATATTATTTATGATATCAACTGTAAGATTGATATATTGCTATCTTTATTCCCACTGACTGCGGAACAATGCACCACTTGagataatttttgaaaataattaaaacttaTCTCTGAAAATttagaaacaaatataaattgacTTATATAAATagtttacaaacaaaaaaccaaaacgatACAACTGACTGACAAAAGCTTTCGAAATTTGAGGTAATCAAAAAAGCGTCATGTTTAtggtacatatacatatatataaagagaGAAGAGAGAAATTTCTAAAGAGCTTTCAACAATCAACCTGTTTGTTATGTTTACCAATAAGTTGACGATCATTAGCATTGGTGATGAGGGGGTCCCCGAAACCAATAGATTTCAAGCTTTCCAACTAATTTCGAACAGTGTAGATAGTAAATACATATTCActtgtttttaatatataaagcTTGCAATGCTGtagaatttttagttatttccCTGCTAGCTTAGACAACGGACAACGCTAAAATTCTACTTGATAATAATGGCAGAGAATGCAGAACAAGCGCCGAGCAAAATTCCCGATTGGATTAAGGCTAATCTATTTGAAGATGTGCTCAAGTCCACTGTCAAGGGCTATAAGAAAGTAAAGAGTTTCAAACCTGTTATAGGATCAGCGGCAGGTGAAAATTATGCCACCATTATGTTGCGTGTGGAAATTGAAGTCGAATTGGAAGGTGAATGTGAAAAAATGATCTCATATTTAGTtgaaaataatgtttttgTTCCGCCTTTTAGATGGCAAAATCAAGCCCGTATCGTACATGCTAAAATTGCCCCATCAGACGGAAGTGTTTCAGAAAATGATGGAGACAACcaatatttttgatatagaACGCAATGCGTACCAAAAAATTGTTCCCGAATTGGAGGAACTGTATAAAAATAATGGTGTAGATATAAAATTCGGAGCCCATAGCTATGATCTAAAGAATGCCAAGACAGACTATGTCTTATTGGAGGATCTGCGTCCGTATGGCTTTAAAAATGCCAATCGTTTGGAGGGATTGGATCAACAGCATACCGACAGAGTTCTACAGAAATTGTCCCAATGGCATGCAGCTTCTATAGTTCGGGTGGCGACCAAGGGTCCGTATGAAGAAAGTTTGACCATGGGTTTCTTCAAGGAGGAAAATCGTCAAATGATGGCAGAAATGAACAAAGCATTATCGCAAATATTCCTGAAATGTTGTTCCACCTACGAGGGCAATGAGACCTACTTGGAGGATGTTGTAAGTGAATAGATAGTAATAATTTGTTTGCTTCTATATTCATAATATTCGTCCTCGATCTTAGAAACTTCTTCAGCCAAGAATTACTGACGagatattcaaaatggctaaAGTCGATCCTCTGGAGTTGAATGTGCTAAATCATGGGGATTGTTGGTCAAATAATATTATGTTTCAATATGATGCATTTGGCAAGATTAAGGAGGTCTACCTAGTTGATTATCAAATGCCCAGATGGGGGACAGTAGCTCAGGATTTGCTTTACTTCCTTCTCTCCTCCACCAAACTGGAAGATAAACTAAGCAAGTTTGATCAAAACATTAAATTCTATCATGATAATCTGGTCGAGCATCTAAAACTATTGAAGTACTCAAAACCATTGCCAACGTTACGCGATCTACATTTATCGCTCTTTAAATATGGTTTTTGGGGTAAGTCGGGctaattatatttatatgtatgtacgatTTGGTTGACATAATTCCATATTTTTTAAAGGTTACTGCACGGCTACAGGAGTTATGGCAGCTGTTCTCTTGGATCCTACAGATTCGGCCAGTTTTGAAAATTTCCTCGGCGATACGGAAGAAGGCAGCGATTTCAGAACTCTGATGTATTCGAATGCCCGCTATCGCAAACATATTCAAGCTATTCTGCCCTGGTTACATAACCGTGGGGCATTGGAGACCAGCTAATATGGAAAATTCGATATGAAGAGGctcttaaaacatttgttgtaCACAATCTCGTTAACTGATATCGTTATCAATATGCattgatatttttaataaaacaattttagcATGTGGTctaaaaattcttattttttatttcacgCGAAACAATGGTTAATGACTAATCAGTAAGTCAGCAAAGTCAGTATGATAAGGCAGTTTGTAGTTGCCTTTTTTTAAACTAAACCCTATCGATGCAATAACCACCTACCAAAACAATAATTGAGCGTTTTCCATATATGGgcataaataaagaaaagggaatcaaaacaaaatgatagtttgaaatgaaattcCAAAGATTTGCTACCTACAAATTTACTTGTTTACCTTATATAGAAAAGCTTTTAAGAGTTAGTCAAAGAGAATAAAGAGTTTTTATAGGAGAGAACCAGAACCTGCTATTTTCAtaacaaggcaaaaaaaattggctaAAAGCTTCAAAGAGTTATTACCAGTGGCGGACTTACGGGGTATTCAAATAGGGAAAGGAATACCTACCTAAATCGGGTTAAATGTAGAGAATAAACTAAGGGGTAAGGGCGAACAAATTTCAGTTAAGGTAGGTCATTAAAAATGCCATTGATTTttacatataatttatattaaataataatgtttGACTTGTAATTGAATATATTTGTCCCACTATACTAACCGATTGCATAATTCTAGAATTCTTTATATTAGTCTGATTGTAGATACAAACAATGTGGCTATTGTTTTGTATTCAACATGACGGCAAATACTGtgcaaacattttaaaatgcGCTTTGTCATTCCTGAAAATCTCAATTGCTCTTATATTCATAGATAATGTTATCTAGAATTGAGAATAACAAAACCACTTTGCACCTACATTTCTACCTATAGAAATGGAAAAGATTGCTTGATGACAACAGATGCATATAAAGTTAAAATCTGGATCTCAACAGTCCAACATCCAGTGCTATCAATAAATCATATAATAAGTAGATTCATCTTAAAAGCGTAAGCAGTGCCCACTAAAATCACAGTGTTCAGTAGATCTTGGCCACGGTCGGAGTTGGAAAggtatttttttctctcaacATGCCGCCACAGACACAGGATGTAGTGATAAACCAAAATGATAAGAAATTACCCGACTGGATTAAGACAGAGGTTTTTCAAGAGTTGCTAAAGAAACAAGTCATTGGCTACAAGGCAACAAAGTCCTTGAGAGCTAGTGCTGGGGCAGCTGCTGGTGAAAATTATGCCACAATAATGTTTAGGATTGAATTTGATGTGGAACTTAACGATGAAACACAGATCACCAAGGCATTTATGCTAAAAGCCCCACATGAAACGGAAATCTATCAAAAATTGCTTCAAAGCCATAATTTTTTCGATATAGAACGTGGCATGTATTTCAAAGTGGTTCCCGAATTGGAGGAATTGTATCAGAATGTGGGCCATGAAATCAAATTTGGAGCTGAATGCTATGAGATTGACATTAAGGATCATTATGTGTTGCTTGAGGACCTGAGGCCACGTGGCTTTCGAAATGTTGATCGATTGAAGGGTCTAGACCAGGCTCACACCGAGAGTGTTTTACTTAAATTGGCCCAATGGCATGCAGCATCGGCGGTACGTGTCGCCTCGAAAGGATCGTATGATGAAAAATTCACTAAGGGCTTCTTTCGGGACCCAGAAGTCCTGCGCATGCTATGCACTAGGAATCTCCAGAGCCtattaaattatatacatttgtatgaaGGGCATGAGCAATATTTAAACGAATTGGTAAGAAAACATATAATTATTTGTAGTCACCATTacatttgatttgttttctAGCAAAATATCACACCAAAATTGTTGGAAGTGGTCATGGAAATGAGTGAGCCGCATGAAGATGACTTTAATGCCTTGAATCATGGTGATGCTTGGTCCAATAATATAATGTTTCAATACAATGAAAAGAATGaattaataaatacatattttgtCGATCTTCAGATACCCAAATGGGGTTCGATTGCGCAggtaatattcaaaaatttatagaaattaACAATCAATTATTTTTCTCATTCCATTTTCAGGATCTTTTGTACTTCTTGCTGTCGTCAACTGaattggatattaaaattagtaaatttgaatatttcatttcattttatcaCAAAGAATTGGTGAAGCAACTGACTTTATTAAAGTATACAAAAACTTTGCCCACCCTTAAGAGCATTCATCATTCCCTTTACAAATATGGCGGTTGGGGTAAGTTTTGAATAATCCAAATTAACCAATTGTTAATAAAGTTGTCTTTTTCTGTATATATTCAGgattgtttgccattttgaatgtGATGGGCGTTGTACTGCTGGATTCTGACCCAAATGCTAATTTTGAAAGCTTCTTTGAGGACGATGCGGAACATAAATCTAATTTCAAAAAGTCTATCTATACAAATCCCAGATATCGCAAGCATATGGAAATATTATTACCTTGGCTGCAATATCGCGGTGCCTTggaataataattaaataataaagtgCATTTGAAATTTAGCAAAAATTACCTTTAATGACTTTACCTAAGCCGTCTAAGCCAACATGGGACACACAAGATTAGATAAAGAAGCAATTTGGTGTGTTAGTTAGTTTTTCCATAGCATACCTTTTGGGATTTTGGGTTTCTCTTTTAAACTACTTATAGCCTATGGAAAATACTGAGAGAAATATCATATGTTTAGTGTGTTGTGACAGTCATTTTTATCGGCAACGTGCAGAAGTTTCCTCATCACATGCCGCATTGAATCACTGCCAGCGATTCCTAAGCGATGGCAATTAATAACATATCATCGAATAATTAGAACGAACAGCCATACCAAAGAGAAACTTGTGATAAAGAAACATGAAAAAGTAAAGTCAATCGCAATCCACCACGTCTTATCAATCAAACAATACACAACGTTCTCATATCAAATGTTTATTTAGACATCATTCTCACACACAATCGAAGATTTTACCATGGTCTTGGTGTGACAAGAGTGACGCTTTTTGCCCGGTTTTGGCGAATTGGCTTACAAATAAAACTTTCTATAATTGAGAATGCATGAGGTACGCgtgtgcgtctgtgtgtgtgtgcatggtTAAACCGATAAGAATTTTCTAATGCCAAATAGGGGCAACAGCTCCACTTATAATTTCCAAACTGTCGCAGTCTTATTCAATTGAAATCGGCCGTTGAGATCGGGActgcagcagaagcagcagtcAAAACGAAATTTCAACTTATCAGTTcactaaaaattgaaaacaaaatcaGAACAGAACTTTTTGGCCAATTAAGGAAAAAGGTTTGCCACACTATTTCATTGTGTTgttgtatataaaatacagaaaagtgtttataaatttcaatCAGTCTAGTTGGAAAGGTGAAAGAAGAGTCTTATGAAAAGTTATTTGGTTTAGCAGCTTGTTTTTGTGAAATAAAACGATTTCTTTCATATCTTTATATAACAATTTTAAGTTTGTGAAATTATAATTGGCATGTGACTTGATGTATAAATGGTTTATCTTCCATTTGTATAATTAGATTTCTTTTACTTCTGTTCAATATCGTTTAATGGTGTTTCAATTTGTGATAATGAACTAATCTACAAGAGTcgcaaaaaatacaaaataaaatagaaaaccTAATTATGGGTTTAACAAGTTGGAAACAATGTGAACAATTATGAACACTTTAGAAGAAGTGAAGTTGAAGAAGTAACAGAGTCTCAGTTTAAAATCCCCCTAAATTTAAACTTAACGCTAATCGAAATGACTtaatcaaataataattaatgtttttaGTAGTAAACACTCTAAAACCCAATCTTTGAGGGttataaataaagaaagtCTAGAGAGTTTTGAATTGCCTTTATGCGGTTGCAACTTGGTCAATTCAATTGGggaaatacaatttaaaagtGCTTAAAGTTAATAAATCTAATATGATTCATAgtgaaataataaattaatgaaCTACAATTTTGACCCAGATGTTTTCTAAGTAATCTATATATGTGGTCTagttaatcaaatttattgatttaGTATGATTAAACTTAAGGTGTTATTAACTTGCTCAAATTGGTCAATAGGTTTTCTAAGAAATTCTTTATTTTCCCTCCTAAATCTTTCACTTAATTTATGACCATAAATTTAAGgaaaatccataaaattaacctAACCTCATGGGTGTTAAACAATTGAAACTTTTCCATagaaaattgcaatttttgtttgttttcttcttttcttgttTATTAAACGGGATTGGTTAAATTTCTATGTagtataatttaaattttataagaGCGACCGctccaaaataaatattcatgCCACCCAGATTTGATAACACTTTCATAATGCCGGTGTATAACAACTTGCTGAATTTTGGTTATCTCCAAGAACAATATTTCATTATCAAatcaaacaaattattatcatGTTATAATGATCTGATTATTCAGTTCAATAACCGTCGAAATTTTCAGATTTACAATGTCAGCGGCTACAAATGGTGAGAGTGAGGCGGAAAATTTTCCCAGTTGGTTGCCAAATATTACCTTGGAGAATGCGGTACGTGCTCAGTTGGGAGACTTTGAGAGGATTATATCCGTAACTCCGAAATCGGGTAGTTCTGAGGGTGAGAACTATTCATCACTCTTTCTGCGACTGCTATTAGAAGTGGAACTACTTGGTAAGTCAATATACTTCTATGCTAATTAATATTAACTAATGAAATGTATTTTCTATACCTTAGATCATTCAACCAAGGATATATCTTTTGTGTTAAAAGCCCAGCATAATAATGAAGTTATGGCCGCCATAATGGGAAAATTGAAACTCTTTGATAAGGAGGAGCAAATGTATCATACGATATTGCCAAAGTTTGAGAAACTTTATGAGAATGCTGGCAAACCCATTCAGTTTGCACCAAAAGCCTTTAAGGTGGATCGCGACTTGGGTGTGGATTATATACTTTTGGAAGATTTGCATCGCAAGAACTTCAGGAACGAAAATCGTTTGACTGGTCTCGATTTGGAGCATATGTTGGCTGTCTTGGAGAAATTGGCTGCCTTCCATGCGGCCTCGGCGTGTTATGTAGAGCATTACGGACTATTTGGAGAGGAGTTTACGGTGGGAGTATTCAGTGAGAATAATCGTCAATTATTGCAGGAATTCAATGCATCGGGTGCGTTTCTAACTCAACttaaaaagtggaaaaatgctGAAAAAATCTACGAGAAATTGGTAAAAGACTTCAACTTTAGAAATGAATCTGTAATTACAGTAATTATTTCATTCTATTTGTAATTTTCAGGCTGATAGCGATGACTATTTAGTAGATCGCCTGCTTCAAGATCAACAATATAATGCCCGAGAATTCAATGTCTTGAACCATGGCGATTGTTGGTCAAATAATATTATGTTCCAGCATGATGCATTTGGTAAAATTAAGGAAACTTTATTTGTGGACTTTCAAGTGGGAAAATATGGCAGTCCGGTAATCTAATTATGACTCAATAGAATATATTGTTTAAATTGTTAtcatatcaattttttttaaattttttttgtaggcCAATGATCTATACTATCTAATACTTTCGTCGGCTGCATTGGAGTTGAAAACCAACAAATTCGATTATCTAATTCGTTATTATTTCGATAACCTAATCAGTAATTTGAAACTATTGGAATACCATCGACCCTTGCCAAAGTTAAAAAATCTGCATGCAGCTCTATTTCGTAATGGTTTGGCTGGTGAGTCAATGAGCTTTACCAAATGATAATCATAatgatgatcatcatcaaTCAATCCTATCTTATCTCGTCAAATTAGCCTACATGGTTGTATCCAAAGTTCTGCCCGTTGTCATGTTGGACAAGACAAACAATGCCAATTTGGAGAGCTATATCAATGATGAATCCAAAATGAAGGCCGCCATGTTTACCAATCACAAATATGTTCGAGTAATGACGGAAGTTTTACCATGGTTGGACAATCGCGGACTACTCGACTGGAAGTAAATAATTGGTCTACCATGTTTATGGCAGGGCGGCAAGAGGAAAtaatgaatatttaattgCAATATTTACCAGCTATTTTAAACGacagttaaattaaaaaacaaaacaataaaaaatatatttaaaggTGATAGCATCTTTAAAAACATTTCTATACCtagtatatacaaaaattttgcaaagCCCGCAAAGTTTTTGTCGctgaaagaaaaattaacaatattttataaatttttctatGAATGACTTTTATCCGAAATTTTGATTTATCTTCTAGACATATTTTTGACAAATGTTTGAatgttaaagttttttttttgtgacaGCTTCTCAGTCAGTTAATTGTCTAATGTCAGCACGTACTTTCGAAATTCTAGTGAAGTGTTAGAATTATTTCCAATTGTAGTATAACGTTAAAATAACGTTAAAATATAAACCAAGAGGCTGTTCAAGATGACAAGGCTCAAAATCCCAGAATGGGTGACGTCTATATCTGTAAACAATGCAGTATATAAAATCCTGGGTAAAGGTTGCAAGGTGTTGACCGTTTCACCCAATGTCGATGATATACAATTTCGAAATTGTACCATATTGCTGCCCATTAAGGTCAGAGTTCAATTGAAGGATCAAACTATACGGAAATTATCCTTTATATTGAAGACACAGAACAATAGGAAATTTCAGGCCAAGGTCATGAGTCAATTGAAGATGTTCTTTCGCGAGCATCAAATGTATCATAATATTTTGCCCAAATTGGAGAAACTATACCAAACGGTGGGCAAGTCAACTAATTTTGGTCCTCGCGCCTATCGACTGGATTATGGGATTGGTGTTCAATATATATTGCTCGAGGACTTGGCGGCACGCGGCTATAGGAATATTGATCGGAATGTGGGTTTCGATGAGGTGTGTTTGAAACAAGTCCTCAAGAAGTTGGCCGAATTCCATGCTGCTTCCGCTGTGTATGTGGAGAAATTTGGTATGTTTAGCAAGCTGATGACCGTGGGCGTGTACTCTAAAGACAATAAACTGATACTTCAGGAGTTAAACGATGCGGATCCCTTTATGTCTCAGCTGCGTCGTTGGCGTGTGGGCGGACAATTTCATGGAAGGTTAATCGAGAAGGAGGAGGTGTTAGTTGATCTTATGCTAGAGAATCATAAAGTAAAGCGAAATGAGTTCAATGTGCTCAATCATAGCGATTTGTGGATGAATAATATTATGTTCAAATATGACGCTTTTGGCTCCATAGAAGATACCGCATTTCTGGACTATCAGGTGGTCAAATTTGGATCACCTGTGAGTAGTAGAATTGTTTCCCAATCAATATAATCACTTTACTTTTAATTACTTCATCAATCCAGGCCATCGATCTTTTTTATACCATTCTATCATCGGCTCAAATGGAAATCAAGTTGACAAAATTTGATGATCTGGTACAATATTATTTCTACCATTTGCTGGAGAATCTCAAATATCTCAATTATCAGCAATCTCTGCCACAACTTTATGATATACAAAATGCCCTTAATGCCAATGGGTTGTCTGGTAAATTGCcctaattatttatttacagtttacattaatattattttattcatCAAGCCTATGTGGTCGTTACCCGGGTTCTACCAATTGTAATGATGAATAAATTTGAGGATGAAACAAATGACAATTATGCctcaaaaatgaaatgcttAATGTACACCAATCGTAAATATATCCAAGCAATGAACAATATTCTTCCCTGGATGGATAGTCGAGGGCTTCTCGACTGGCAATAATGAAAATTTGCTTTTGGCTACTTATTAAGTATTTAATATTACTGGAAACATAGTAACTTTTTAGATTTCCAAAACATGTAATTCaagtttaactaattttaatttattttcttataaaaaaagctaaagaaaaaaatggcTATTAAAAATGGCAGTGTCTTACAGGCATAGAATAATATCAGTTATACAGTTTTTTAACATTAGAATTTTATTTACTAGCAGGTATCGCATGAATTTCAGAATCTTATCGTATGCTTCAATACCCTGTGCCTAAATTAAATGTAGCATATGGGAGGTTTATATACCCATACTTCGGGCCTCAAAAACTTGTTTTGTGGAAATCTGTTATTCAGGCGACTTTAAGGCGATTTACAATTAAAAAGTGTTCTTGaattaaaatcttaaaaact is a window encoding:
- the LOC6650744 gene encoding uncharacterized protein LOC6650744; translated protein: MSSLQSPAIPDWVNQQLFQGLIKEHYSNLLAIEKFTSKAAISMGENYLTIVLRIQIEMQMKDETKKDVNYILKIPLVNDRGDDHEFHDLFVSELDMYDRLVPELESIYAKNTSLLVKFKPLHYKFTDKEMLPKCDYLLMEDLRAGGYKNVDRTVGLNQREMEAVLKKLAQWHSASAVRVSQLGDYEEAYKVSYFSEEHIKFIDGMNISFCVPFLECMQQAYGLDPGEQILISNYMSRLTDLYMDFGRINPAELNVLNHGDFWCNNFMFKLHEESNEILDVCFVDYQLPKYGTPAQDLFCLLMTSPQLGIKLSNFDYFVEFYHQELTKHLVLLHYNRNVPTLQQLQQNLFENSLWAFLCAQRMLPIVLLPADVDSHIGNFMGETEEAVAFKRKTFLSPAYVEQIKLILPWLIARSYIR
- the LOC6650745 gene encoding uncharacterized protein LOC6650745, coding for MPSNNSSSKGPVVPDWVKPELFEQTLKDTVKNYKKILKFKVSPGTRPGDNYVTIMLRVEVDVELTDNTTKSISYMLKTARKSAEYGETFGNSEFNIFDTERDMFTNVVQEFKDMYKKAGLEVEFGAKCYKLDIKEDHIILEDLKAKGFRPTERLAGLNKEHTLSVLKKLAQWHAASATRVAVKGPYPEHLNKGLFTEEGKALLKGLSEGAIKYILKSYETIEGHEVYYEAVKNMKEHIMDHIWQVGQVDPNEFNVLNHNDCWLSNIMFQYDEQNQLLDTYLVDYQLCKYGNVALDLLYFLLSSPRVEIKIKEFDYFVKFYHDQLIEHLQLLKYPKKLPTLIEIHTQLLKYGVWGFNVTLGVMAGANLEDVAGADFDNLLAETPEGDKFRTQLYAGKQYKEHVKIVLPWLLNRGALHCPNIDNVLK